The sequence ACAAGGGTGAGGCGTTCTTCAATCGGCACGGCATCTTGAGTGTGGTGGTGGGTCGCTTTATCGGCCCCTTGCGCCCGATTATTCCCATGGTGGCGGGCATGATGGAGATGCCGGCCCATCGCTTTGTCACCGTCAGCCTGATATCTGGCCTCGGCTGGGCGCCCGTCTATCTGCTCCCGGGTTTTTTGGCCGGGGCAGCAGCTTCGGGACAGACGATTGAATCCCTGCAATGGTTTTATCAACTGTTCGAGTATTTTTAAACCAACAGCGCCCAACTGATGAGCGTTTAGCTTTCGGCACCCCAGCGGGGCACAAAACTTTGCTCCAGGCCTAATTGATCGAGAATACGCGCCACCACAAACTGCACCATTTCCTCCACCGTTTGCGGACGATGATAAAAGCCCGGGCTGGCGGGCAGGATCATCGCCCCCATGCGCGTCAGGCGTAGCATGTTTTCCAGGTGCAGCTCTGAGTAAGGGGCTTCACGGGGCACCAGAATCAATTGTCGACGCTCTTTCAGCGCCACATCGGCAGCCCGTTCGATCAGGTTATTGCTGGCCCCACAGGCGATCGCTGAAAGTGTGCCGGTACTGCAGGGACAGACCACCATCGACGCTGGCGCTCCGGAACCCGAGGCGACAGGTGCCATCCATTGCTCGCGACCATAAACCTTGACCGTCCCCGGTAGCGATTCATAACGCTCCTCGAACCAGCTCTTTAATGCCTCCGGGGCACCCGGCATCCGCAGGTCGGTTTCGGTGGCGACCACCACCTGTGCTGCTTTCGAGATCAGGAAACTGACTTCGCAGCCCTGGGCCAATAGCTGCTCCAACAGGCAGAGACCGTACTGGGCACCCGATGCGCCGGTTAAGGCAAGTGTTACGCGCTTATTGGCCATGATCTGGATATCGCTCCTCTAAAGCCTTCTTAAGCTGGCCATGAATACCGCCAAAACCACCATTGCTCATCACCAGTATATGATCTCCGGCTCGGCTCTCCACCAGCAATCGCTCCACCAGCTGTTCGACACAATGCTCGACACTGGCGGGCACCGGACTTTCTTGCACCACCTCTTCCAGCGCCCAATCCACCCCTTGTGGCTGGAACCAATAGACACGATCCGCCTCTCGGGTGGCGGGTGCCAGCATCGGTCGATGCACGCCCAGGCGCATGGTATTAGAGCGCGGCTCGATCACAGCGAGAATGCGCCCCTGCTGGCCAATTTTGGCTCTCAGACCTTTCAAGGTAGTGGCAATCGCGGTGGGATGGTGGGCAAAGTCGTCGTAGACCCGAACGCCGCCGGCATCGACCACCAGCTCCATTCGACGTTTGATACCCTCGAACGCTGCCAGCGCCTGCGCGGCGATCTCCGGGGTGACGCCAACGTGACGTGCAGCCGCTATCGCCGCCAAACCATTGGCTCGATTATGATCCCCCAACAGGTCCCATTGCACCTCTGCTACCGCATCACCTTGCAGGTAGATGCGGAAATGCCCGCCATCCCCGGTTATCGACTCGGCATACCAGGTGGCTGATGAGTCGCTCAACGACAGGGACTGCTGCTGACTCCAGCAACCCATCCCCAGAACCTCATCCAAGGCCGCATCCTGAGCGGGTGACAAAACCAGTCCACTGGACGGGATGGTTCTTACCAAATGATGGAATTGTCGTTGTATTGCCGTCAGATCGGGGAAGATATCGGCGTGATCAAATTCAAGATTATTCAAAACCGCCGTTCTCGGCTGGTAATGGACAAATTTGGAGCGCTTGTCGAAAAAAGCACTGTCGTATTCATCCGCCTCAATCACAAAGAAAGGGGTCTCTCCCAAACGGGCCGACACCGAAAAGTTACCCGGCACACCGCCGATCAGAAATCCCGGCGACATACCGGCGTATTCGAGAATCCAGGCCAGCATGGAACTGGTCGAGGTCTTACCATGGGTACCCGCCACCGCCAGCACCCAACGCCCCTGTAATACATGCTCCGCTAGCCATTGAGGTCCGGAACGATAGGGCAGCCCCTGATCCAGCACATGCTCCACCGCCGGATTACCCCGAGACATGGCGTTACCGATCACCACCAGATCCGGCGCGGGATCCAGTTGAGCAGGATCATAGCCTTCAATCAGCTCGATACCCTGGGCTTGCAGCTGGGTACTCATCGGCGGATAAACCTGCTGATCGGAGCCGGTAACGCGGTGCCCCTGAGCCTTAGCCAATACCGCCAGAGAGCCCATAAAGGTACCGCAGATGCCGAGTATGTGTATGTGCATATTGGAATCGCTACCGCCTGCAAAAAGAAGGAAGCCTATCATGGCTTCCTTGAGAGTCACATCCACCACTTCGCGTTCGTTCACTCACTTTCACCTCGACCACCCGCCTCACCAACGCCGGCGGGCAATCCCCTTATGCAAACCGGGTTATTTTCGAGTATGATTCGCCCCCATCGAAGCCAATCCTGCAGGAGCATCCTGATGTCCCCCAAAAACGCTTTCTACGCCCAGTCCGGAGGTGTAACTGCCGTCATTAACGCCTCAGCCTGTGGGCTGATCGAAACCGCCCGCCAACACCCGGATCAGATTGGCAAAGTCTATGCCGGTCATAACGGTATTGTTGGTGCGTTGAGCGAAGAGTTAATCGATACCAGCCTGGAAAGCGCCGAAGATATCGCAGCCTTAAAACACACCCCTGCCGGGGCATTCGGTTCCTGTCGCTACAAGATGCACAACCTGGAAGAAAACAAGGCCGAATACGAACGCCTGATCGAAGTCTTCAAGGCCCACGACATCGGTTACTTCTTCTACAACGGTGGCGGCGACTCCCAGGATACCGCCTACAAGGTTTCCCAAATCAGTGAGAAGATGGGCTATCCCATCACCTGTGTCGGCATCCCCAAGACCGTCGATAACGATCTGCCCTTTACCGATAACTGCCCGGGTTTTGGTTCTGTCGCCAAATACGTCGCGGTTTCCATTAAGGAAGCCGCCCTTGATATCGCCTCCATGTGCAACTCCTCCACCAAGGTGTTTATTATGGAAGTGATGGGGCGCCATGCCGGCTGGATTGCCGCCGCCGGTGGCCTGGCTGCCG comes from Aestuariirhabdus haliotis and encodes:
- a CDS encoding flavin prenyltransferase UbiX yields the protein MANKRVTLALTGASGAQYGLCLLEQLLAQGCEVSFLISKAAQVVVATETDLRMPGAPEALKSWFEERYESLPGTVKVYGREQWMAPVASGSGAPASMVVCPCSTGTLSAIACGASNNLIERAADVALKERRQLILVPREAPYSELHLENMLRLTRMGAMILPASPGFYHRPQTVEEMVQFVVARILDQLGLEQSFVPRWGAES
- the mpl gene encoding UDP-N-acetylmuramate:L-alanyl-gamma-D-glutamyl-meso-diaminopimelate ligase, whose translation is MHIHILGICGTFMGSLAVLAKAQGHRVTGSDQQVYPPMSTQLQAQGIELIEGYDPAQLDPAPDLVVIGNAMSRGNPAVEHVLDQGLPYRSGPQWLAEHVLQGRWVLAVAGTHGKTSTSSMLAWILEYAGMSPGFLIGGVPGNFSVSARLGETPFFVIEADEYDSAFFDKRSKFVHYQPRTAVLNNLEFDHADIFPDLTAIQRQFHHLVRTIPSSGLVLSPAQDAALDEVLGMGCWSQQQSLSLSDSSATWYAESITGDGGHFRIYLQGDAVAEVQWDLLGDHNRANGLAAIAAARHVGVTPEIAAQALAAFEGIKRRMELVVDAGGVRVYDDFAHHPTAIATTLKGLRAKIGQQGRILAVIEPRSNTMRLGVHRPMLAPATREADRVYWFQPQGVDWALEEVVQESPVPASVEHCVEQLVERLLVESRAGDHILVMSNGGFGGIHGQLKKALEERYPDHGQ